Proteins co-encoded in one Streptomyces sp. NBC_01283 genomic window:
- a CDS encoding c-type cytochrome, whose translation MKKLSARRRHPLAAVVVLLLALAATGGLYAAFAPADKAQADDTAQSLAIDEGKKLYSVGCSSCHGTGGQGSSDGPSLVGVGAAAVDFQVSTGRMPLQQPGAQAPKKKAIYNQAQIDQLAAYIASLGAGPTIPTEKQYSPEGADIAKGGELFRTNCAQCHNFTGEGGALTKGKFAPSLEDVSPKHIYEAMQTGPQNMPSFPDTTMPEKNKKDIIAYLDAVNGEQTESPGGLKLGGLGPVSEGLFGWIFGLGSLIAVAVWVAARTAKAKKS comes from the coding sequence GTGAAAAAGCTCTCCGCACGACGACGCCACCCGCTGGCGGCGGTCGTCGTCCTACTCCTCGCGCTGGCGGCCACCGGGGGGCTGTACGCCGCGTTCGCACCCGCGGACAAGGCGCAGGCCGACGACACCGCCCAGTCCCTCGCCATCGACGAGGGCAAGAAGTTGTACTCCGTGGGCTGCTCCAGCTGCCACGGAACCGGCGGTCAGGGGTCCTCCGACGGTCCTAGCCTGGTGGGCGTCGGCGCAGCCGCCGTCGACTTCCAGGTCAGCACCGGCCGCATGCCGCTCCAGCAGCCGGGCGCCCAGGCGCCGAAGAAGAAGGCCATCTACAACCAGGCCCAGATCGACCAGCTCGCGGCGTACATCGCCTCGCTGGGCGCGGGCCCGACCATCCCCACCGAGAAGCAGTACAGCCCGGAGGGGGCGGACATCGCCAAGGGTGGCGAGCTGTTCCGCACCAACTGCGCGCAGTGCCACAACTTCACCGGTGAGGGCGGCGCGTTGACGAAGGGCAAGTTCGCTCCTTCGTTGGAGGATGTCTCCCCGAAGCACATCTACGAGGCCATGCAGACCGGCCCGCAGAACATGCCGTCCTTCCCCGACACGACGATGCCGGAGAAGAACAAGAAGGACATCATCGCGTACCTCGACGCGGTCAACGGCGAACAGACCGAGAGCCCTGGCGGTCTCAAGCTGGGTGGTCTGGGTCCGGTCAGTGAAGGCCTGTTCGGCTGGATCTTCGGTCTCGGCTCGCTGATCGCGGTCGCCGTGTGGGTCGCCGCTCGGACCGCAAAGGCCAAGAAGTCATGA
- a CDS encoding iron-sulfur cluster assembly accessory protein, with protein MSVSDETTTVSDGILLSDAAAAKVKGLLEQEGRDDLALRVAVQPGGCSGLRYQLFFDERSLDGDVVKDFDGVKVVTDRMSAPYLGGASIDFVDTIEKQGFTIDNPNATGSCACGDSFS; from the coding sequence ATGTCCGTATCGGACGAGACCACCACCGTGAGCGACGGCATCCTCCTGTCCGACGCCGCCGCGGCCAAGGTCAAGGGCCTTCTTGAGCAGGAGGGCCGGGACGATCTCGCGCTGCGCGTCGCCGTGCAGCCCGGCGGCTGCTCGGGCCTTCGCTACCAGCTGTTCTTCGACGAGCGCTCGCTCGACGGCGACGTGGTCAAGGACTTCGACGGCGTGAAGGTCGTCACCGACCGGATGAGCGCTCCTTACCTGGGCGGCGCCTCCATCGACTTCGTCGACACCATCGAGAAGCAGGGCTTCACGATCGACAACCCGAACGCCACGGGCTCCTGCGCCTGCGGCGACTCGTTCAGCTAG
- a CDS encoding cytochrome c oxidase subunit 4, giving the protein MKVQGKMFIWLSVFVLAMAIVYGWWSKEPAGTTALFLAFGLCIMIGYYLAFTARRVDAAAQDNKEADVADEAGEVGFFSPHSWQPLSLAIGGALAFMGVVFGWWLLYFSAPILMIGLFGWVFEYYRGENQTQ; this is encoded by the coding sequence GTGAAGGTCCAAGGCAAGATGTTCATCTGGCTGAGCGTCTTCGTGCTCGCCATGGCGATCGTCTACGGCTGGTGGTCCAAGGAGCCGGCGGGTACGACCGCGCTGTTCCTGGCCTTCGGTCTGTGCATCATGATCGGCTACTACCTGGCCTTCACGGCCCGGCGTGTCGACGCGGCCGCACAGGACAACAAGGAAGCCGACGTGGCGGACGAGGCCGGCGAGGTGGGCTTCTTCAGCCCGCACAGCTGGCAGCCGCTCTCGCTGGCCATCGGTGGCGCGCTCGCCTTCATGGGCGTCGTCTTCGGCTGGTGGCTGCTGTACTTCTCCGCCCCCATCCTGATGATCGGCCTCTTCGGCTGGGTCTTCGAGTACTACCGGGGCGAGAACCAGACCCAGTGA
- a CDS encoding carbohydrate kinase family protein produces the protein MRIAVTGSIATDHLMTFPGRFADQLVADQLHTVSLSFLVDALDVRRGGVAANICFGMGQLGTGPILVGAAGSDFDEYRAWLDRHGVDTASVRISETLHTARFVCTTDADHNQIGSFYTGAMSEARLIELKTVADRVGGLDLVLIGADDPEAMMRHTEECRTRGIPFAADFSQQIARMEGEEIRTLLDGSTYLFSNEYEKGLIESKTGWTDAEILSKVGHRVTTLGSRGVRIESTGQDPIEVGVPEEKAKVEPTGVGDAFRAGFLSGLSWGVSLERSAQLGCMLATLVIENVGTQEYELHRSDFMDRFTKAYGEAAASEVQARLA, from the coding sequence GTGCGTATCGCAGTCACCGGCTCCATCGCCACCGACCACCTGATGACCTTCCCCGGCCGCTTCGCCGACCAACTGGTCGCGGATCAGCTGCACACGGTTTCTCTCTCTTTCCTGGTCGACGCCCTAGACGTACGCAGGGGAGGCGTCGCCGCCAACATCTGTTTCGGCATGGGCCAGCTCGGCACCGGACCGATCCTGGTGGGCGCCGCCGGCTCGGACTTCGACGAGTACCGCGCCTGGCTCGACCGGCACGGCGTGGACACGGCGTCGGTCCGCATCTCCGAGACGCTGCACACGGCCCGCTTCGTGTGCACCACGGACGCCGACCACAACCAGATCGGCTCGTTCTACACGGGTGCGATGAGCGAGGCCCGCCTCATCGAACTGAAGACCGTGGCCGACCGCGTGGGCGGTCTCGACCTGGTCCTCATCGGCGCGGACGACCCCGAGGCGATGATGCGCCACACAGAGGAGTGCCGGACGCGCGGGATCCCCTTCGCCGCCGACTTCTCCCAGCAGATCGCGCGCATGGAGGGCGAGGAGATCCGGACCCTCCTCGACGGCTCCACGTACCTCTTCTCGAACGAGTACGAGAAGGGCCTCATCGAGTCCAAGACCGGCTGGACCGACGCCGAGATCCTCTCCAAGGTCGGCCACCGCGTGACGACCCTCGGCTCGCGCGGCGTGCGCATCGAGTCCACGGGCCAGGACCCGATCGAGGTCGGCGTCCCCGAGGAGAAGGCGAAGGTCGAGCCGACCGGCGTCGGCGACGCGTTCCGCGCGGGCTTCCTCTCGGGCCTGTCCTGGGGCGTCTCCCTGGAGCGCTCGGCGCAGCTCGGCTGCATGCTCGCCACGCTCGTCATCGAGAACGTCGGCACCCAGGAGTACGAGCTCCACCGCAGCGACTTCATGGACCGCTTCACCAAGGCGTACGGCGAGGCGGCGGCGTCCGAGGTCCAGGCCCGCCTGGCCTAG
- a CDS encoding heme-copper oxidase subunit III — protein MSVVATATTVDTGHAHPPVNRPNLTSVGTIIWLSSELMFFAALFAMYFTLRSVTGPEHWKEMASALNFPFSATNTTILVLSSLTCQLGVFAAERGDVKKLRMWFIVTFIMGAVFIGGQVYEYTELVKHEGLSLSSDPYGSVFYLTTGFHGMHVTGGLIAFLLVLGRTYAAKRFTHEQATAAIVVSYYWHFVDVVWIGLFATIYMIK, from the coding sequence ATGTCGGTCGTGGCGACAGCAACGACAGTAGATACCGGGCACGCGCACCCGCCGGTCAATCGACCGAACCTCACCAGCGTCGGAACCATCATTTGGCTGAGTTCCGAGCTGATGTTCTTCGCGGCCCTCTTCGCGATGTACTTCACCCTGCGATCGGTGACAGGACCTGAGCACTGGAAGGAAATGGCGTCCGCGCTGAACTTCCCGTTCTCGGCGACGAACACCACGATCCTGGTGCTCTCCTCTCTCACGTGTCAGCTAGGCGTGTTCGCCGCTGAGCGTGGTGACGTGAAGAAGCTCCGGATGTGGTTCATCGTCACCTTCATCATGGGTGCGGTCTTTATCGGCGGTCAGGTGTACGAGTACACCGAGCTGGTCAAGCACGAGGGCCTCTCGCTCTCGTCCGACCCGTACGGCTCGGTCTTCTACCTGACCACTGGCTTCCATGGCATGCACGTGACAGGCGGCCTCATCGCCTTCCTGCTGGTCCTCGGCAGGACGTACGCGGCCAAGAGGTTCACCCATGAGCAGGCGACCGCAGCCATCGTCGTGTCCTACTACTGGCACTTCGTCGATGTTGTCTGGATCGGTCTCTTTGCCACGATCTACATGATCAAGTAA
- a CDS encoding cysteine desulfurase/sulfurtransferase TusA family protein, whose amino-acid sequence MSYFDVASSAPLHPVARQALQASLDEGWADPARLYREGRRARLLLDAAREAAADAVGCRPDELSFTPSGTRAVHSGIAGALAGRRRVGRHLVVSAVEHSSVLHAAAALEADGGAVTEVPVGRSGAVSPAAYAAALRPGTALACLQSANHEVGTEQPVADVASACRAAGVPLLVDAAQSLPWGPVGGEWSLLAASAHKWGGPAGAGLLVVRKGVRFAPQGPADERESGRSPGFENIPAVVAAAASLRAVQAEAVEEGARLRELTERIRARVPGLVPDVEVVGDPERRLPHLVTFSCLYVDGETVLHELDRAGFSVSSGSSCTSSTLTPSHVLKAMGVLSEGNVRVSLPRGTPEADVERFLEVLPGVVAGVREQLGAPVATAKRAESASLVVDALGKRCPLPVIELAKVIGDVPVGGTVTVLADDEAARLDIPAWCEMRGQEYVGEEPADHGSAYVVRRSS is encoded by the coding sequence GTGTCCTACTTCGATGTCGCGTCCTCCGCTCCCCTCCACCCCGTGGCCCGCCAGGCCCTGCAGGCCTCGCTGGATGAGGGGTGGGCCGATCCGGCGCGGCTCTATCGCGAGGGGCGGCGGGCCAGGCTGCTGCTCGATGCCGCGCGGGAGGCCGCCGCGGACGCGGTCGGGTGCCGCCCCGACGAGCTCTCCTTCACCCCCTCGGGGACCCGGGCGGTGCACTCCGGGATCGCCGGGGCACTCGCCGGGCGTCGGCGTGTCGGGCGGCATCTGGTGGTGTCGGCGGTCGAGCACTCCTCGGTACTCCATGCGGCGGCGGCCCTCGAGGCCGACGGCGGGGCGGTGACGGAGGTCCCGGTGGGCCGGTCCGGCGCGGTGTCGCCGGCCGCGTACGCCGCCGCCCTGCGCCCCGGCACGGCGCTCGCCTGCCTGCAGTCCGCCAACCACGAGGTGGGCACCGAGCAGCCGGTGGCCGATGTCGCTTCGGCGTGTCGCGCCGCCGGGGTACCGCTCCTGGTGGACGCGGCACAGTCGCTGCCGTGGGGCCCGGTGGGCGGGGAGTGGTCGCTGCTGGCCGCCAGTGCCCACAAGTGGGGCGGGCCCGCGGGGGCCGGGCTGCTCGTGGTCCGCAAGGGGGTGCGGTTCGCCCCGCAAGGCCCCGCGGACGAGCGGGAGTCGGGGCGCTCCCCCGGCTTCGAGAACATCCCGGCGGTGGTCGCCGCAGCGGCCTCGCTGCGTGCCGTGCAGGCCGAGGCCGTCGAGGAGGGCGCACGCCTGCGGGAGTTGACGGAGCGGATCAGGGCCCGGGTGCCTGGCCTCGTGCCGGACGTGGAGGTGGTGGGCGATCCGGAGCGGCGGCTGCCCCACCTCGTCACCTTCTCCTGTCTCTATGTCGACGGGGAGACAGTCCTGCACGAGCTGGACCGGGCCGGTTTCTCGGTCTCCTCCGGCTCCTCCTGCACCAGCTCGACACTGACCCCGAGCCACGTCCTGAAGGCGATGGGCGTACTGAGCGAGGGCAACGTCCGGGTGTCACTCCCACGGGGGACCCCGGAAGCTGACGTCGAGCGTTTTCTGGAGGTTCTGCCGGGTGTGGTGGCAGGCGTACGCGAACAACTGGGCGCGCCGGTGGCGACGGCGAAGCGCGCGGAATCGGCCTCGCTCGTCGTGGACGCGCTCGGCAAGCGCTGCCCGCTCCCCGTCATCGAGCTCGCCAAGGTCATCGGGGACGTGCCGGTGGGCGGCACGGTCACGGTCCTCGCCGACGACGAGGCGGCGCGGCTCGACATCCCCGCGTGGTGCGAGATGCGCGGGCAGGAGTACGTGGGCGAGGAGCCGGCGGACCACGGCTCCGCCTATGTGGTCCGCCGGAGCTCCTGA
- the ctaD gene encoding cytochrome c oxidase subunit I gives MSILNEPQGAAAAEDSFENELPVRRAQPGAVVIKWLTTTDHKTIGTLYLVTSFAFFCIGGVMALFMRAELARPGSQLMSNEQFNQAFTMHGTIMLLMFATPLFAGFANWIMPLQIGAPDVAFPRLNMFAYWLYLFGSLIAVAGFLTPQGAADFGWFAYSPLSDAVRSPGIGADMWIMGLAFSGFGTILGSVNFITTIICMRAPGMTMFRMPIFVWNVLLTAVLVLLAFPVLAAALFALEADRKFGAHVFDASNGGALLWQHLFWFFGHPEVYIIALPFFGIISEVIPVFSRKPMFGYMGLIGATIAIAGLSVTVWAHHMYVTGGVLLPFFSFMTFLIAVPTGVKFFNWIGTMWKGSLSFETPMLWAVGFLITFTFGGLTGVILASPPMDFHVSDSYFVVAHFHYVVFGTVVFAMFSGFHFWWPKMTGKMLDERLGKITFWTLFVGFHGTFLVQHWLGAEGMPRRYADYLAADGFTALNTISTICSFLLGLSILPFFYNIWKTAKYGKKVEVDDPWGYGRSLEWATSCPPPRHNFLTLPRIRSESPAFDLHHPEIAALDQLENSGHGDKALAGGKEAGK, from the coding sequence GTGAGCATCCTCAACGAACCTCAGGGTGCCGCGGCAGCAGAAGACTCGTTCGAGAACGAGCTGCCGGTACGGCGCGCACAGCCGGGCGCTGTGGTCATCAAGTGGCTCACCACCACCGACCACAAGACGATCGGCACGCTCTACCTGGTCACGTCGTTCGCGTTCTTCTGCATCGGCGGCGTCATGGCGCTCTTCATGCGCGCCGAACTCGCTCGTCCCGGCTCGCAGCTCATGTCGAACGAGCAGTTCAACCAGGCGTTCACGATGCACGGCACGATCATGCTGCTGATGTTCGCGACGCCGCTGTTCGCCGGATTCGCGAACTGGATCATGCCGCTGCAGATCGGCGCGCCCGACGTGGCGTTCCCGCGGCTGAACATGTTCGCGTACTGGCTGTACCTCTTCGGCTCGCTCATCGCGGTGGCGGGCTTCCTCACCCCGCAGGGTGCGGCCGACTTCGGCTGGTTCGCCTACTCCCCGCTGTCGGACGCCGTCCGCTCGCCGGGCATCGGCGCCGACATGTGGATCATGGGTCTGGCCTTCTCCGGCTTCGGCACGATCCTCGGTTCGGTCAACTTCATCACCACGATCATCTGCATGCGCGCACCCGGCATGACGATGTTCCGGATGCCGATCTTCGTGTGGAACGTCCTGCTGACCGCCGTACTGGTCCTGCTGGCCTTCCCGGTCCTGGCCGCCGCGCTGTTCGCCCTGGAGGCGGACCGTAAGTTCGGTGCCCATGTGTTCGACGCGTCCAACGGTGGCGCGCTGCTATGGCAACACCTCTTCTGGTTCTTCGGCCATCCAGAGGTGTACATCATCGCGTTGCCGTTCTTCGGAATCATTTCCGAGGTCATCCCGGTCTTCTCCCGGAAGCCGATGTTCGGCTACATGGGTCTGATCGGCGCGACGATCGCCATCGCGGGTCTCTCCGTGACCGTGTGGGCGCACCACATGTACGTCACCGGTGGAGTGCTCCTGCCGTTCTTCTCCTTCATGACGTTCTTGATCGCCGTGCCAACGGGCGTGAAGTTCTTCAACTGGATCGGAACGATGTGGAAGGGCTCACTGAGTTTCGAGACACCGATGCTCTGGGCCGTCGGCTTCCTGATCACCTTCACCTTCGGTGGTCTGACCGGCGTGATCCTGGCCTCGCCGCCGATGGACTTCCACGTCTCCGACTCGTACTTCGTGGTCGCGCACTTCCACTACGTCGTCTTCGGCACCGTGGTCTTCGCGATGTTCTCCGGCTTCCACTTCTGGTGGCCGAAGATGACCGGCAAGATGCTGGACGAGCGGCTCGGCAAGATCACCTTCTGGACGCTGTTCGTGGGCTTCCACGGCACGTTCCTGGTGCAGCACTGGCTGGGCGCCGAGGGCATGCCGCGTCGTTACGCGGACTACCTCGCGGCCGACGGTTTCACCGCGCTGAACACGATCTCGACGATCTGTTCGTTCCTCCTCGGCCTGTCGATCCTGCCGTTCTTCTACAACATCTGGAAGACCGCCAAGTACGGCAAGAAGGTCGAGGTCGACGACCCGTGGGGCTACGGCCGTTCGCTCGAGTGGGCGACGTCCTGCCCGCCGCCGCGGCACAACTTCCTCACCCTGCCGCGGATCCGTTCCGAATCCCCGGCGTTCGACCTGCATCACCCTGAGATCGCGGCTCTCGACCAGCTCGAGAACAGCGGCCACGGTGACAAGGCGCTCGCGGGCGGCAAGGAGGCCGGCAAGTGA
- a CDS encoding Ig-like domain-containing protein: MSHSPRIRTVLSCTLLVAALGVGTTACGSSDGHPLSAKPYDAAGQIAFNGPVGSQKADPDKPLEVTSQGEDGRITDVTATDALGRYVKGELAADGARWHSTEPLAAGTHYTVRVSTEDEDGAPGRKVLAFDTDAPAKKKRLDVTFGPDSGKYGVGQPITAKLSAKVKDKKARAIVERSLKVETQPATEGVWHWVDSKTLHYRPKEYWPTGATIHVRSNLEGIKVRDKLWGGDAKPVKITIGDRIEAVTDAGSHYMTVYRNGEEINSMPVTTGKPGYSTRNGVKVVLGKEYSVRMTSASIGASDFYDKMVYYATRVTDSGEYVHAAPWSVGSQGYANTSHGCTGMSTGDAAWFYETVRQGDIVKVVNSYGADMDPFGNGFGDWNVGWKSWRSGSALLDGAKEGPTAVDAARLRPQV; encoded by the coding sequence ATGAGCCACTCACCGCGAATCCGCACGGTACTGAGCTGCACCTTGCTGGTGGCCGCCCTCGGGGTGGGAACCACGGCGTGCGGCAGCTCCGACGGCCATCCGCTCTCGGCGAAGCCGTACGACGCGGCGGGCCAGATCGCCTTCAACGGCCCTGTGGGCAGCCAGAAGGCGGATCCCGACAAGCCCCTTGAGGTCACCTCCCAGGGCGAGGACGGGCGCATCACCGATGTGACGGCCACCGACGCCCTCGGGCGGTACGTGAAGGGCGAACTCGCCGCCGACGGCGCCCGTTGGCACAGCACGGAGCCCCTGGCGGCGGGCACGCACTACACCGTGCGGGTGAGCACGGAGGACGAGGACGGCGCGCCGGGCCGCAAGGTCCTGGCGTTCGACACCGACGCGCCGGCCAAGAAGAAGCGCCTCGACGTCACCTTCGGTCCCGATTCGGGCAAGTACGGCGTGGGCCAGCCGATCACGGCCAAGCTCAGTGCCAAGGTGAAGGACAAGAAGGCCAGAGCCATCGTGGAGCGCTCGCTGAAGGTGGAGACGCAGCCCGCCACGGAAGGCGTGTGGCACTGGGTGGACAGCAAGACGCTGCACTACCGCCCCAAGGAGTACTGGCCCACGGGCGCGACCATCCACGTACGGAGCAACCTTGAGGGCATCAAGGTCCGCGACAAGCTCTGGGGCGGCGACGCGAAGCCGGTGAAGATCACCATCGGCGACCGCATCGAGGCCGTGACGGACGCCGGTTCGCACTACATGACGGTCTACCGCAACGGCGAGGAGATCAACTCCATGCCGGTGACGACGGGCAAGCCCGGCTACTCCACCCGCAACGGCGTCAAGGTGGTGCTGGGCAAGGAGTACTCCGTACGCATGACCAGTGCCAGCATCGGCGCATCGGACTTCTACGACAAGATGGTCTACTACGCGACGAGGGTCACCGACTCCGGCGAGTACGTGCACGCAGCTCCCTGGTCGGTCGGCTCGCAGGGGTACGCGAACACCAGCCATGGCTGCACGGGCATGAGCACCGGTGACGCCGCCTGGTTCTACGAGACCGTTCGGCAGGGCGACATCGTGAAGGTCGTCAACAGCTACGGCGCGGACATGGATCCGTTCGGCAACGGCTTCGGCGACTGGAACGTCGGCTGGAAGAGCTGGCGCAGCGGCAGCGCACTGCTGGACGGGGCCAAGGAAGGCCCCACGGCGGTCGACGCGGCCCGACTGCGTCCGCAGGTCTGA
- the nadA gene encoding quinolinate synthase NadA: MTTAQSPVDLDVQPTPLALLLLGREADPRSERGVECPGDLPSPSDPDLVERARAAKEKLGDKVFVLGHHYQRDEVIQFADVTGDSFKLAKDAAARPEAEYIVFCGVHFMAESADILTTDDQKVVLPDLAAGCSMADMATAEQVAECWDVLTEAGISEQVVPVSYMNSSADIKAFTGKHGGTICTSSNAKRALEWAFEQGEPNSTKVLFLPDQHLGRNTAVRDMGLTLEDCVLYNPHKPNGGLTPEQLRDAKMILWRGHCSVHGRFSLDSVEDVRARIPGVNVLVHPECKHEVVAAADYVGSTEHIIQTLEAAPAGSKWAIGTELNLVRRLANRFAAEDKEIVFLDKTVCFCSTMNRIDLPHLVWALESLAEGKLVNQIEVDRETEQFAKLALERMLALP, translated from the coding sequence GTGACCACCGCCCAGTCCCCCGTGGACCTCGACGTCCAGCCGACGCCGCTCGCCCTGCTGCTGCTCGGCCGCGAGGCCGACCCCAGGAGCGAGCGCGGCGTGGAGTGCCCCGGCGATCTGCCGTCGCCCTCCGACCCCGACCTCGTGGAGCGCGCACGCGCCGCCAAGGAGAAGCTCGGCGACAAGGTCTTCGTGCTCGGCCACCACTACCAGCGCGACGAGGTCATCCAGTTCGCCGATGTCACCGGCGACTCCTTCAAGCTGGCCAAGGACGCGGCCGCCAGGCCGGAGGCGGAGTACATCGTCTTCTGCGGCGTGCACTTCATGGCCGAGTCCGCGGACATCCTGACCACCGACGACCAGAAGGTCGTCCTGCCCGACCTGGCCGCCGGCTGCTCGATGGCCGACATGGCCACCGCCGAGCAGGTCGCCGAGTGCTGGGACGTGCTGACCGAGGCCGGGATATCCGAGCAGGTCGTGCCCGTCTCGTACATGAACTCCTCGGCCGACATCAAGGCCTTCACCGGCAAGCACGGCGGGACGATCTGCACCTCGTCCAACGCCAAGCGGGCCCTGGAGTGGGCCTTCGAGCAGGGGGAGCCCAATTCAACGAAGGTCCTGTTCCTTCCCGACCAGCACCTCGGTCGCAACACCGCGGTCCGGGACATGGGCCTCACGCTGGAGGACTGCGTCCTCTACAACCCGCACAAGCCGAACGGCGGCCTGACGCCCGAGCAGCTGCGTGACGCGAAGATGATCCTGTGGCGCGGGCACTGCTCGGTGCACGGGCGCTTCTCGCTGGACTCCGTGGAGGACGTGCGTGCGCGGATTCCCGGCGTGAACGTCCTGGTGCACCCCGAGTGCAAGCACGAGGTCGTGGCAGCGGCGGACTACGTGGGCTCCACGGAGCACATCATCCAGACCCTGGAGGCGGCTCCCGCCGGTTCGAAGTGGGCGATCGGGACCGAGCTGAATCTCGTACGCCGCCTGGCGAACCGTTTCGCCGCCGAGGACAAGGAGATCGTCTTCCTCGACAAGACGGTCTGCTTCTGCTCGACCATGAACCGGATCGACCTGCCGCACCTGGTCTGGGCCCTGGAGTCCCTCGCCGAGGGCAAGCTGGTCAACCAGATCGAGGTCGACCGCGAGACCGAGCAGTTCGCGAAGCTGGCGCTCGAGCGGATGCTGGCGCTTCCGTAG
- the coxB gene encoding cytochrome c oxidase subunit II — protein MSPNGSDRSSRRPMRRKLPQVLTAGLILATATGCTYKDFPRLGMPTPVTEEAPRILSLWQGSWAAALVTGVLVWGLIIWSVIFHRRSRTKVEVPPQTRYNMPIEALYTVVPLIIVSVLFYFTARDESKLLHLDEKPAHTVNVVGYQWSWGFNYIEDVPGSDKGEAKTSKELEAIPDKFRDAFPSNAGGVYDVGTPGQRNPQNGNPGPTLWLPKGEKVRFVLTSRDVIHSFWVVPFLMKQDVIPGHTNAFEVTPNKEGTFMGKCAELCGVDHSRMLFNVKVVSPERYQKHLEDLAKKNQTGYIPAGIEQTKHEKNRETNNL, from the coding sequence GTGAGTCCCAACGGCTCCGACCGCTCGTCGCGGCGCCCGATGCGGCGGAAGCTGCCGCAGGTGCTGACTGCGGGCCTGATCCTGGCGACCGCTACAGGTTGCACATACAAGGATTTCCCCCGCCTTGGAATGCCTACCCCGGTAACGGAGGAGGCTCCGCGGATCCTCTCCCTCTGGCAGGGCTCGTGGGCGGCAGCGCTCGTCACGGGCGTGCTGGTGTGGGGACTGATCATCTGGAGCGTCATCTTCCACCGGCGCAGCCGCACCAAGGTGGAGGTACCTCCGCAGACCCGGTACAACATGCCCATCGAGGCGCTGTACACCGTGGTCCCCCTCATCATCGTTTCGGTGCTCTTCTACTTCACGGCACGTGATGAGTCGAAGCTTCTCCACCTCGACGAAAAGCCCGCCCACACGGTCAACGTGGTCGGCTACCAGTGGAGCTGGGGCTTCAACTACATCGAGGACGTGCCGGGTTCCGACAAGGGCGAGGCGAAGACGTCCAAGGAGCTGGAGGCCATCCCGGACAAGTTCCGTGATGCGTTCCCGTCCAACGCCGGTGGCGTCTACGACGTCGGCACGCCCGGCCAGCGGAACCCGCAGAACGGCAACCCGGGTCCGACCCTCTGGCTCCCCAAGGGCGAGAAGGTCCGCTTCGTCCTGACTTCGCGTGACGTCATCCACTCCTTCTGGGTGGTGCCGTTCCTCATGAAGCAGGACGTCATCCCGGGCCACACCAACGCCTTCGAGGTGACTCCCAACAAGGAGGGCACCTTCATGGGCAAGTGCGCCGAGCTCTGCGGTGTCGACCACTCCCGGATGCTCTTCAACGTCAAGGTCGTTTCCCCCGAGCGCTACCAGAAGCACCTCGAGGATCTGGCGAAGAAGAACCAGACCGGTTACATCCCGGCCGGCATCGAGCAGACGAAGCACGAGAAGAACCGGGAGACGAACAACCTGTGA